The sequence GTCGTCCACTCAGACCTGGACAAGGCCGCCCAACTTCCCCCGGGCACCACCGTGCGGTTCGCCGCCGCCCCGCTCCCGGCAGAACCGACCGAAACACCTAAGGAAAGCCCCCATGCGTAAAGTCCTCATTGCCAACCGAGGCGAAATTGCCGTCCGGATCGCCCGTGCCTGCGACGATGCAGGCCTGGAAAGCGTGGCCGTCTACGCCGATCCCGACGCCGACGCACTGCACGTCTCCGCCGCCACCGAAGCGTACTCGCTGGCCGGCACGCGGCCCCAGGAAACCTACCTGGACATGGACAAAATCCTCGCCGTTGCGGCGAAAAGCGGCGCCGACGCCGTCCACCCCGGCTACGGCTTCCTGTCCGAGAACGCCGGCTTCGCCCAGGCCGTAATCGACGCCGGCCTGACCTGGATCGGCCCCTCCCCGGAGACCATCCGGCTCCTGGGCGACAAGGTCAGCGCCCGCGAGGTGGCGGTCCGGGCCGGTGCCCCGCTGGCACCCGGCAGCGACGGACCGGTGGCCAGCGCCGCAGAGGTCCGAGCCTTCGCCGAACAGGTGGGCCTTCCCGTGGCCATCAAGGCGGCGTTCGGCGGCGGCGGGCGTGGCCTCAAGGTGGTCCGGAACCAGGCCGACATCGAGGAAAGCTTCGACTCCGCCGTCCGCGAATCCCTGGCGGCCTTTGGCCGCAGCGAATGCTACGTGGAGAAGTTCCTGGACCGGCCCCGCCACGTTGAGGCCCAGGTCATCGCGGATACGCACGGCAACGTGGTGGTGGTGGGCACGCGGGACTGCTCGCTGCAGCGCCGCCACCAGAAGCTCGTGGAAGAGGCTCCTGCGCCGTTCCTCACCCCCGAACAGCGCGCGGAAATCCATGCCTCGGCTAAGGCTATTTGCCGTGAGGCAGGCTATGTCGGCGCGGGGACCGTGGAGTACCTGCTGGACGGCAGCGGCTTCCTCAGCTTCCTGGAGGTCAACACCCGCCTTCAGGTGGAGCATCCCATCACTGAGGAAACCTCGGGTGTGGACCTGGTGGCTGCCCAGTTGGCCATCGCGGCAGGGGAGAAGCTTCCCATCCTGGCGGATCCGGAACCCCGCGGCCACGCCTTCGAGTTCCGCATCAATGCTGAGGATCCGGGCCGCGGTTTCCTTCCGTCCCCAGGCGCGGTAACGGAGTTTGAGGTGCCAACCGGACCGGGGATCCGCCTGGACACCGGGGTCCGCGCGGGGTCCGTGGTGCCCGGACAGTTCGATTCCCTGCTGGCCAAGCTGGTGGTCACCGGCGTCGACCGGCAGCAGGCCCTCCGCCGGGCCCGCCGCGCCCTGCGCGAGTTCCGGATCGGCGGCCTGGCCACCGTGCTGCCCTTCCACCGCGCGGTGGTGGATGCCCCGGACTTCACCGGCACGGATGCCCTGGGTGTCTACACCACCTGGATCGAAAACGAGTTCGCCACCGTGCTCGATGCGGATCCGGCGTTCAGCCCCGCCGCTCCGGAGGAGCCCCGCCGGACCATCGGCATCGAGGTGGACGGCAAGCGGATGGAGCTGGGGCTGCCCAAGGCGCTGCTGGATTCGCTGCTCGACGGCGGCGGCCGCCGGGCTGCGGACGCTCCGGAGAGCCGCCCGGAGACCCAGGCGGAGACGAACGACGGCGATCTGCTGGCAACCATGGCCGGCACCGTGGTGAAGTGGCTGGCGGCGCCGGGGTCCAGCGTTGAGGAGGGGGAGACGGTGCTGGTGCTCGAGGCCATGAAGATGGAGACCGCCGTGGCCGCCCATCGTGCCGGCACCCTCGGTGAGCTGTACGCTGCCGCCGGAGACGCCGTCGGGCCCGGGCAGGTGCTCACCACCATTTCCTGACGCACCTCACGAGGGCATCCGCGCGAACACGCGGCACACTGCGAGGCTGAACCAGAGCTGGAGGTCGTGGAACCTGTCCCGGAGCAGGTGGCCGGTGAAGAGGCCGGACGGTTCCTGGTGTGCGGCCAGCCAGTCGCGCGCCGTGTCGGTTTTGTCCGACCTGAAGCCGGGGCGGATGATGCTGATGGCGTCGAGGGCGGAAACGAGGTCTGTCATCCAGAAAGGAAAGCTGAACTCGGTCCAGTCGGCGGCCCGGCCCTTGTCCGGATAGGCGTCCGGCTCGAAGAAGCGGGCCGCCAGTAATTCAGCAGCCTTTTGTGCGGAGGTGCTTTCGCGGCGCCCGGGATGTGCCGCGTATGCCCTGAGCACGATCCCGGTGATCAGATGCGAGAACGGCTGCGCCGGGTCGCCGGCGATGGTCTGCGGCTCGTCGAGCGCGTCAAGTTTCCTCCCCCGCGTACGGAGCGGAAGTGCCCAGCCGCCGTCGTGCTGCCGCGACGCCTCAAGCCAGTCGAACGCCCGTTCCACGCGCGGATCCTCACCGTACCCCGCTTTGCTCAGGAGCCCGATGAGGGCCGCAGTGTAGTTGGGGGACACCTGGTTGCCGTAGATTCCGCGGAGATCACCTTGGGCGGATTGGTGTGCGAGCACATAGCCGGCGGCTGCGGCGAGAGCCGGGTTCCGGTGCGTGAACCCGAACATGTCGACGAGAAACCCGACTTGCCGGTAGGTCTCCAGCAGGTCGTAATCCGTGCTGGCACGGGGCCGTCTTCCCGGATAGGTCCAGGACCCGTTCGCCGCCTGGCGCCGCACGATCCTGCGGGGGATCGGCAGGTCCCAGAGTGCCTCGTCAGGCGTCTGTGCCCGGGCGGGTGGCAGCCCTGCCGGCCTGGAGGCCAACTCACGGACGGCCCAG comes from Pseudarthrobacter sp. NIBRBAC000502770 and encodes:
- a CDS encoding prenyltransferase/squalene oxidase repeat-containing protein; translation: MTWLDGLRFDPIAPLLSSGHPAVRSWAVRELASRPAGLPPARAQTPDEALWDLPIPRRIVRRQAANGSWTYPGRRPRASTDYDLLETYRQVGFLVDMFGFTHRNPALAAAAGYVLAHQSAQGDLRGIYGNQVSPNYTAALIGLLSKAGYGEDPRVERAFDWLEASRQHDGGWALPLRTRGRKLDALDEPQTIAGDPAQPFSHLITGIVLRAYAAHPGRRESTSAQKAAELLAARFFEPDAYPDKGRAADWTEFSFPFWMTDLVSALDAISIIRPGFRSDKTDTARDWLAAHQEPSGLFTGHLLRDRFHDLQLWFSLAVCRVFARMPS
- a CDS encoding biotin carboxylase N-terminal domain-containing protein, yielding MRKVLIANRGEIAVRIARACDDAGLESVAVYADPDADALHVSAATEAYSLAGTRPQETYLDMDKILAVAAKSGADAVHPGYGFLSENAGFAQAVIDAGLTWIGPSPETIRLLGDKVSAREVAVRAGAPLAPGSDGPVASAAEVRAFAEQVGLPVAIKAAFGGGGRGLKVVRNQADIEESFDSAVRESLAAFGRSECYVEKFLDRPRHVEAQVIADTHGNVVVVGTRDCSLQRRHQKLVEEAPAPFLTPEQRAEIHASAKAICREAGYVGAGTVEYLLDGSGFLSFLEVNTRLQVEHPITEETSGVDLVAAQLAIAAGEKLPILADPEPRGHAFEFRINAEDPGRGFLPSPGAVTEFEVPTGPGIRLDTGVRAGSVVPGQFDSLLAKLVVTGVDRQQALRRARRALREFRIGGLATVLPFHRAVVDAPDFTGTDALGVYTTWIENEFATVLDADPAFSPAAPEEPRRTIGIEVDGKRMELGLPKALLDSLLDGGGRRAADAPESRPETQAETNDGDLLATMAGTVVKWLAAPGSSVEEGETVLVLEAMKMETAVAAHRAGTLGELYAAAGDAVGPGQVLTTIS